The Deltaproteobacteria bacterium HGW-Deltaproteobacteria-18 nucleotide sequence GAGATGGCGAAGCGTCCACAGAATAAATGTAAAAACTGCTCTTACACATGGTATCCGAGAGGACATGATGTGTCTATGTCATGTCCTAACTGTGGTTGTGGAGATATTGGTTTCTCGATTTCTGAATGGATAAGGATAGTGTCCGCTATGGTTGTCTTTTTTTTAGTTGTGATATTTCTTTTGAAGTCGTGCTAGTTCGTTTTGTAAAGTAATCTATCCTGTACGCAAGCGGGAAATAAGGTTCTTCACGCTGGACGCATGCCACAAGCCTCCCCTGGCCGTAGTGATTCCCTGTCTGTTCAGTTCATCAGCAATACCCTTCAAGCTCGTGGTCCCCTTGGTCTGGATTTCCTTGACCACATCGGCCAGCTTTCCGGCCCGTTCATCAGCATTCCGCTTCACTGCCTCCACCCCTAGTTCGTTCCCGTACTGCCGGAGGTGAGCCGCTCCATTCGGACAGCCCAGCTTCACGCCTCGTTCCTTGGCGGCAGCAAGGGCGGCCTTGGTTCTGGCAGAGATGGCCTTCCTTTCCTCCTGGGCTACAAGGGCCATGATGCCCACTGTAAGCTCGTTGGCAGTCGGCATGTCGGTGGCGATGAAGTGAACCCCAGCCTCCTGTAAGCCCAGCAGGAAGTGGGCATTGCGTGACAGTCGGTCCAGCTTGGCGATAACAAGCGTGGCCCCTGTGAGCCTGCAATGGGCCAGGGCCTTGTTCAGTTCTGGTCTGTCGTTCTTCTTCCCGCTCTCAACCTCGACGAACTCATTCAACAAGGTCCAGTTCCCGCCGTTCAAGAAGTCGGTGACAGCCTTCCTTTGTGCCTCAAGGCCAAGCCCTGACAGTCCCTGCTTGGCGGTGGATACCCTCAGATATGAGATGAACTTCCCTTCAGCCATGTCCTTTCCTCCTGCTTACAAATCCCGCTTACGTTCGTTAGGAGGTTTTGTAATAGGATGGAAGGGGGGGGGGGTGTCAAGCGAGCCTTTGTTGTTTGTCTTGGGTGTCCTCAAAGTTGAGGAGTCCCTTCGCTTAAATCTAAATTCAACTTAGGGTTGCCGATGACTGCAACCTGATGGTCGGGGTATTAGGCTGTCGGTGGGTGGCGGCCTGTCTATGGAAGCAAGGAACGATGACTATCTTGGTGATGATTAATTCTCCAAGGAGTTGAAGCGGACGCAAGGCACGGGGGAACTTGGTCGATATTATAGTACGATATGGGCTTTCAGGTTTTTGAGGGAAAATTAATCGACAGGTTGTTGGTTTATCTGTTGAACAAGCTTCCAAAGAAAAGTGTAGCGCTGGCAGTGAGAACGATTTTCACCATGTCAGCGAGTAAGTCTTTCGTCATTTCTGGGCACTTTAAGACGTATCCGATGTGATTATAAGTAAGGCATATGAATACTCCTACCCCGAAAAGTACAATTCCTCCAACTATAACTGCCAAGAATATAAGAAGGCCAACTTGGCATTTTGTAAAAGCGGCGTTTTTTTTTATTTTGTTGTCTTGTTCTGGAAGTGGATCATTATGAACGGGGTTAAGGGGAGATTCTTCAAGCGCTTGAAGCGGATTGGTTGTTTCTGTTCCACGAAGACCTTTCACAGAAGATACCCTTATGACAAAGAAAGTTTATTTAGACGTACTTCGACACTCTGATGGCTGACACCAAAAAAGTCTGCGAGCTGGCTACGGGTATATTTCTTTTTTTCTCTAAGCTCTCTGAATTTTCCTTCGGGCATCAATAGTTCTGCTGCAAAGGAGTTCGCGTCGGCTTCAGGCGTATCATAGGGTGTTGTGGTCACTCGAAGGTCAACAACATTCTCTCCCTCATGGAGCACAATGTGCCCAATTTCATGGGCCGCCGTGAAGCGCTGTCTTTGAGGGATATCGTAGGCGTTGGTGTACACCCTGTGCTGTTGGTGATTGACAGCGCCTGCAACACCAGCGGTCTTTTCGTTGGGCTGGAACTGTACCCAATGATAATTCAAGTGATCAAGAATGGCGCTAAGGGGCACGGGGAACTCGTCAGTTACTCCTGCCGCGTCGATGAGTTCGGAGGCCTTTTTCTTGATTTGCTCTTGAGTGTAGTTGTTCATATTCGCTCCTGAATACTTTAAGATATAAGCCATCAATAATATCGCGTCAATCGGGCATCTGCTGAATACTGTGGTCTTGTGCCTTC carries:
- a CDS encoding resolvase; this encodes MAEGKFISYLRVSTAKQGLSGLGLEAQRKAVTDFLNGGNWTLLNEFVEVESGKKNDRPELNKALAHCRLTGATLVIAKLDRLSRNAHFLLGLQEAGVHFIATDMPTANELTVGIMALVAQEERKAISARTKAALAAAKERGVKLGCPNGAAHLRQYGNELGVEAVKRNADERAGKLADVVKEIQTKGTTSLKGIADELNRQGITTARGGLWHASSVKNLISRLRTG